From the Pseudomonas sp. SORT22 genome, one window contains:
- a CDS encoding GntR family transcriptional regulator, with protein MVFDQVRQRRLSDDIVERLEGMILEGTLTAGQRLPAERALAEQFGVSRPSLREAIQKLVAKGLLVSRQGGGNYVAESLGSTFSDPLLQLLESNPEAQRDLLEFRHTLEASCAYYAAIRATEPDRLRLKAAFDTLQDCYARADEVDRAEEGAADARFHLAIAEASHNAVLLHTIRGLFDLLKRNVVTNIGGMYKQRSETRDMLISQHRELYLAIVEGRAEDAREVSSRHITYVQEVLDEVRQEVQRVARAERRSGR; from the coding sequence CGAAGGCACCTTGACGGCCGGTCAGCGCCTGCCTGCCGAGCGGGCGCTGGCCGAGCAGTTCGGCGTGTCACGACCGTCGTTGCGCGAAGCGATCCAGAAGCTGGTGGCCAAGGGCTTGTTGGTCAGCCGCCAGGGCGGTGGTAACTATGTGGCCGAATCGCTCGGCTCGACCTTCAGTGACCCGCTGCTGCAGTTGCTCGAAAGCAACCCTGAAGCGCAGCGCGACTTGCTGGAATTCCGGCATACCCTGGAGGCATCCTGCGCCTATTATGCGGCGATCCGCGCCACCGAGCCGGATCGCCTGCGGCTCAAGGCGGCCTTCGACACTTTGCAGGATTGCTACGCCCGCGCTGATGAAGTCGACCGGGCCGAAGAGGGCGCGGCCGATGCGCGTTTTCATCTGGCAATCGCCGAAGCCAGTCATAACGCGGTGTTGTTGCACACCATTCGTGGCCTGTTCGACCTGCTCAAGCGCAACGTGGTGACCAACATCGGCGGCATGTACAAACAGCGCAGCGAAACCCGCGACATGCTCATCAGCCAGCACCGCGAGCTGTACCTGGCGATTGTCGAAGGGCGTGCCGAAGATGCACGCGAAGTCTCCAGCCGGCACATCACCTATGTGCAGGAAGTGCTCGATGAAGTGCGCCAGGAGGTTCAGCGGGTGGCGCGGGCGGAGCGGCGCAGCGGGCGCTAG
- the smpB gene encoding SsrA-binding protein SmpB, whose product MAKQKKHPTGTIAQNKKARHDYFIEHKFEAGLVLSGWEVKSLRAGKAHLTDSYVVLKDGEAWLMGSHITPLTAASTHVIADPTRTRKLLLNRRELERLHAAVQQKGYTCVALSIYWSKHLIKCEIALGKGKKEYDKRDTQRERDSDRELQRAVRNKGKED is encoded by the coding sequence ATGGCTAAACAAAAGAAACATCCGACAGGGACTATCGCGCAGAATAAAAAGGCGCGTCACGATTACTTCATCGAGCACAAGTTCGAGGCCGGATTGGTCCTGTCCGGTTGGGAAGTAAAAAGTCTGCGTGCCGGCAAGGCGCACCTGACCGACAGTTACGTGGTGCTCAAGGATGGCGAGGCCTGGCTGATGGGCAGCCACATCACGCCGCTGACAGCCGCCAGTACTCACGTCATCGCCGACCCGACACGTACCCGCAAACTGCTGCTCAACCGTCGAGAGCTGGAACGCCTGCACGCGGCTGTCCAGCAGAAGGGCTACACCTGCGTGGCCTTGTCGATCTATTGGAGCAAGCACTTGATCAAGTGCGAAATCGCACTGGGCAAGGGCAAGAAGGAATACGACAAGCGCGATACCCAGCGCGAGCGCGATTCCGACCGCGAGTTGCAGCGCGCGGTACGCAACAAGGGCAAGGAAGACTGA
- a CDS encoding type II toxin-antitoxin system RatA family toxin, which produces MTTHIQRSALLPYPAQALYDLVNDVARYPEFLPWCSSSTVIEESDTHMRARLEVAKGGMSQQFVTSNVLVPGQSIEMNLEEGPFSQLHGVWVFKPLGEKACKISLDLSFDYAGPLVRATLGPLFNQAANTLVDAFCQRAKQLHV; this is translated from the coding sequence ATGACTACCCATATTCAACGTTCGGCCCTGCTGCCATATCCCGCCCAGGCCCTGTACGACCTGGTCAATGATGTCGCGCGCTACCCGGAGTTCCTGCCCTGGTGTTCGTCCAGCACCGTGATCGAAGAAAGCGACACGCACATGCGCGCACGCCTTGAGGTAGCCAAGGGCGGGATGAGCCAGCAGTTTGTAACCAGCAATGTGCTGGTGCCGGGCCAGTCCATCGAAATGAACCTTGAAGAAGGGCCATTTTCCCAGCTGCATGGTGTCTGGGTGTTCAAGCCGTTGGGCGAGAAAGCCTGCAAGATCAGCCTCGACCTGTCGTTCGATTACGCCGGGCCATTGGTGCGTGCCACCTTGGGGCCGTTGTTCAACCAGGCCGCCAACACTCTTGTCGATGCTTTCTGCCAGCGTGCCAAGCAGCTCCATGTCTGA
- a CDS encoding RnfH family protein yields MSEALLTVEVVYAVAERQVLLSVEVPAGATINEAVKLSGIAAHFPEADIQACPVGVFGRVIGNPEEYKVESGDRVELYRPLLADPKEVRKQRAAKVARVFKKAKR; encoded by the coding sequence ATGTCTGAAGCCTTGCTGACCGTCGAGGTGGTGTATGCCGTGGCTGAGCGGCAGGTGCTGCTCAGTGTTGAGGTGCCGGCGGGTGCGACTATCAATGAAGCAGTAAAACTGTCGGGGATCGCCGCGCATTTTCCCGAGGCCGATATTCAGGCCTGCCCGGTTGGTGTCTTTGGCCGGGTGATCGGCAATCCTGAAGAATATAAAGTCGAGTCAGGTGATCGCGTCGAGCTTTATCGGCCCTTGCTGGCGGACCCGAAAGAGGTGCGCAAACAGCGCGCGGCCAAGGTTGCTCGGGTCTTCAAGAAAGCCAAGCGCTGA
- a CDS encoding outer membrane protein assembly factor BamE has translation MQNTKLLLTSLTFVGLLALAGCSFPGVYKIDIQQGNVVTQDMIDQLRPGMTRRQVRFIMGNPLIQDTFHTNRWDYLYSLQPGGGERQQERMSIFFNENDQLSSLSGDFMPGVSRDQEILGGSGDTTVSPTGSTEPAAQEKPAKPGSLEDTIQKDVDTIEVIPVPVPEPLDTSPQ, from the coding sequence ATGCAAAACACCAAGCTCTTGCTAACCAGCCTCACCTTCGTGGGACTGCTCGCACTCGCCGGTTGCTCGTTCCCCGGGGTTTACAAAATCGACATCCAGCAGGGCAATGTCGTCACGCAAGACATGATAGACCAATTGCGCCCCGGAATGACCCGTCGGCAAGTACGGTTTATCATGGGCAACCCGCTGATCCAGGATACGTTCCATACCAATCGCTGGGATTACCTGTACAGCCTGCAGCCTGGCGGCGGTGAGCGCCAACAGGAGCGCATGAGCATCTTCTTCAACGAGAACGACCAGCTCAGCAGCCTGTCCGGCGACTTCATGCCGGGTGTCAGCCGCGACCAGGAAATCCTCGGTGGCAGCGGCGATACGACTGTCAGCCCGACCGGCAGCACCGAACCCGCTGCGCAGGAAAAACCTGCCAAGCCAGGCTCGCTGGAAGACACCATCCAGAAAGACGTCGATACCATTGAGGTTATCCCGGTGCCGGTGCCCGAGCCGCTGGATACTTCGCCGCAGTAA
- the fur gene encoding ferric iron uptake transcriptional regulator, with product MVENSELRKAGLKVTLPRVKILQMLDSTEQRHMSAEDVYKALMEAGEDVGLATVYRVLTQFEAAGLVVRHNFDGGHAVFELADGGHHDHMVNVDSGEVIEFFDSEIEKRQKQIVEEHGFELVDHNLVLYVRKKK from the coding sequence ATGGTTGAAAATAGCGAACTGCGCAAAGCCGGTCTCAAGGTGACACTGCCTCGAGTGAAAATTCTACAGATGCTCGACTCTACCGAGCAGCGTCACATGAGTGCTGAGGATGTCTACAAAGCGCTGATGGAGGCAGGCGAGGACGTCGGTCTGGCCACGGTTTACCGTGTTCTGACCCAGTTCGAAGCCGCAGGCCTGGTCGTGCGCCACAACTTCGATGGCGGCCACGCCGTGTTCGAGCTGGCTGACGGTGGTCACCACGATCACATGGTCAACGTCGATTCCGGCGAAGTCATCGAGTTCTTCGACAGTGAAATCGAGAAGCGCCAGAAGCAAATCGTGGAAGAGCACGGTTTCGAGCTGGTGGACCACAATCTGGTCCTGTACGTACGCAAGAAAAAGTAA